A stretch of Streptococcus sp. oral taxon 061 DNA encodes these proteins:
- a CDS encoding QueT transporter family protein yields the protein MKKLTVRDLADIAIVAAIYVVLTITPPLNAISYGAYQFRISEMMNFLAFYNPKYIIGVTLGCMIANFFSFGLIDVAVGGGSTLVFLSLGVWLFSKYSKDYLFNGLIRKDHFFFSILFSISMITIAAELNIVAEAPFFFTWFTTGIGEFASLIVGAIIIGKIGQRIDLTR from the coding sequence ATGAAAAAACTTACTGTCCGTGATTTGGCAGATATTGCCATTGTCGCAGCTATTTATGTGGTGTTGACAATCACACCACCACTGAATGCCATCAGTTATGGCGCCTATCAGTTCCGTATATCTGAAATGATGAACTTCTTAGCTTTTTACAATCCTAAGTACATTATCGGGGTTACTCTTGGATGTATGATTGCTAATTTCTTCAGTTTTGGACTCATTGATGTCGCTGTAGGTGGAGGCTCAACTCTTGTCTTCCTTAGCTTAGGAGTTTGGTTGTTCAGTAAATATAGTAAAGACTATCTTTTTAATGGATTGATTCGTAAAGATCATTTCTTCTTTTCAATTCTATTTTCAATTTCAATGATCACCATTGCTGCTGAATTAAACATCGTAGCAGAAGCACCTTTCTTCTTTACCTGGTTCACTACTGGTATCGGAGAATTCGCTTCACTAATTGTCGGTGCCATTATCATTGGTAAAATTGGTCAACGTATTGATTTGACTAGATAA